In Zygosaccharomyces rouxii strain CBS732 chromosome F complete sequence, a single window of DNA contains:
- the MGM1 gene encoding dynamin-related GTPase MGM1 (similar to uniprot|P32266 YOR211C Saccharomyces cerevisiae MGM1 Mitochondrial GTPase related to dynamin present in a complex containing Ugo1p and Fzo1p), with protein sequence MVKVLQNQLPKRCIGLVSSPIVSPSILVLNRCRNSQRWLSIRTNSSLPTSNNNRLFYHSYARPSPFKFQFQFYNTLNSSSKRFASMFPNIISKVVKFPTYVGGGMAAAGSYFAYKANEAHSFMSDKWDQFRDFAGNVRDKFGNILPDSAATGSGAGGNNNNNDGGGGGGDSMAAASLFSDNDSEKTKVAGEDEDEDEDDGLDEDNTQDEMLNLMKQMIEIRSILNKIDSNSAHLSLPSIVVIGSQSSGKSSVLESIVGREFLPKGSNMVTRRPIELTLVNTPNTKEITADFPLLRLYNLTDFKEVKKILMESNMAVPTTEAISEEPIQLTIKSSRVPDLSLVDLPGYIQIEAADQPMELKGKIRQLCNKYLADPNIILAISAADVDLANSAALRAAKAADPQGLRTIGVITKLDLVPPEVGHSILTNKRYPLKMGYVGVITRAPGLGRSHLGLFGNRGGSEGKIPQSAAIEPQQVAVREFEKSYLREHKKQFSDCQVSTKKLREKLIKILEISMSNALEPTSMLIQQELDDTSYLFKVEFNDRQLTPKSYLLNNVDVLKLGIKEFQEKFNRNELKSILKADLDQKVLDFLATRYWKDENLQELSSKMNNDDEILYWHKKLELASSSLTKVGVGRLSTMLVTNAILKELENVLQETQLKNHDLIKELVTNTAVNVLNAKYYATADQVENCIKPFKYEIDLDSRDWNIAREHSVLLMKEEIRQCNDRFQAIKNSIGGKKLQQVMAYLHNDPGKTETLGMSKLLLERGSEALFLNKRLQVLGFRLQLLKNKCNSVLEKDQCPEVFLNAVSDKLTSTAVLFLNVELLSDFFYNFPIELDKKLNGLTEEQVEMFAKEDPRIARHIELQKRKELLDLAIEKIDSILVFKKSYKGVSKKISL encoded by the coding sequence ATGGTGAAGGTGTTGCAAAATCAACTGCCCAAAAGGTGTATTGGGTTAGTGTCGTCACCAATAGTATCGCCATCGATACTGGTTCTTAATAGATGTAGAAATTCACAGAGATGGCTTTCAATAAGAACAAATTCTAGTCTACCCACTTCGAATAACAATAGGCTTTTTTACCACTCATATGCTAGACCATCTCCTTTCaagtttcaatttcagtTTTACAATACATTGAACTCAAGTTCTAAAAGATTTGCATCTATGTTCCCGAATATTATCAGTAAAGTTGTTAAATTTCCCACCTACGTAGGTGGTGGTATGGCTGCTGCTGGCTCATATTTTGCCTATAAAGCCAACGAAGCTCACAGTTTTATGAGTGACAAATGGGATCAATTTAGGGATTTCGCCGGAAATGTAAGGGACAAATTTGGGAATATTTTGCCTGATAGTGCTGCTACTGGCTCTGGAGCTGGTGGgaataacaataataatgatggtggtggtggcggCGGCGATTCCATGGCTGCTGCTTCACTCTTTTCTGATAATGATAgtgaaaaaacaaaagttGCTggagaagatgaagatgaagacgaagatgacggattagatgaagataataCACAGGATGAAATgttgaatttaatgaaaCAAATGATTGAAATCAGGTCCATTTTAAACAAAATCGATTCCAATTCTGCCCATTTATCACTACCCTCCATTGTAGTGATTGGTTCGCAGTcttctggtaaatcttctgtATTAGAATCCATCGTAGGCAGAGAATTTCTACCAAAGGGTTCTAATATGGTCACTAGAAGACCGATAGAATTGACTTTAGTGAATACTCCAaatacaaaagaaattaccGCCGATTTCCCACTTCTAAGACTCTACAATTTAACGGATTTTAAAGAAGTGAAGAAAATACTAATGGAATCGAACATGGCTGTACCCACAACAGAAGCAATTTCTGAAGAACCAATTCAGCTAACCATAAAATCATCAAGGGTCCCAGATTTGTCACTAGTGGATCTACCCGGTTACATCCAGATAGAAGCTGCTGATCAGCCAATGGAACTGAAAGGAAAGATTCGTCAGCTGTGTAATAAATATTTGGCGGATCCAAATATCATCCTGGCCATCTCTGCGGCAGACGTGGACTTGGCAAACAGTGCTGCGCTAAGAGCCGCTAAGGCCGCCGATCCACAAGGTTTAAGAACTATTGGTGTGATTACAAAGCTTGATCTAGTACCACCTGAAGTGGGGCATAGCATATTAACTAATAAGAGATACCCATTAAAGATGGGGTATGTTGGTGTCATTACAAGGGCTCCTGGATTGGGTAGATCTCATTTGGGACTCTTTGGTAATAGAGGTGGATCTGAGGGAAAAATTCCACAATCGGCTGCAATAGAACCCCAGCAGGTTGCTGTTCGtgaatttgagaaaagCTATCTAAGGGAACACAAGAAGCAATTTAGCGATTGTCAAGTTTCCACTAAGAAATTGCGTGAAAAGCtaatcaaaattttagaaatTTCTATGTCTAATGCATTAGAACCAACTTCAATGTTAATTCAACAAGAACTGGATGATACTTCATATTTATTCAAAGTGGAATTCAACGATCGCCAATTGACTCCCAAATCGTATTTGCTTAACAATGTCGATGTTCTCAAATTGGGTATAAAGGAATTTCAGGAGAAATTTAATAGGAATGAGTTAAAATCGATTTTGAAAGCTGATTTAGACCAAAAAgttttagattttttggCAACCAGATATTGGAAGGATGAGAATTTGCAAGAGttatcttcaaagatgaataatgatgacgaaATATTATATTGGCataaaaaattagaattggCATCTTCAAGCTTAACCAAGGTTGGTGTTGGTCGTCTTTCTACGATGTTGGTCACTAATGCTATTCTCAAAGAACTAGAGAATGTCTTACAAGAGACACAGCTGAAGAATCAcgatttgatcaaagagTTAGTAACCAATACTGCAGTAAACGTTTTGAATGCCAAATATTACGCTACTGCAGACCAAGTAGAAAACTGTATCAAACCTTTCAAATATGAAATCGATTTGGATTCTAGAGATTGGAATATTGCCCGTGAACATTCCGTTTTACTaatgaaagaagaaataagGCAATGTAACGATAGATTCCAAGccattaaaaattctatAGGGGGCAAAAAATTACAGCAAGTAATGGCATATTTACACAACGATCCCGGCAAGACAGAGACTCTTGGTATGTCTAAGCTTTTACTAGAACGTGGATCCGAAGCCCTTTTCCTCAATAAAAGACTACAGGTACTGGGATTCCGATTACAGCTGTTGAAAAACAAATGCAATTCTGTTTTAGAGAAGGATCAATGTCCAGAAGTCTTTCTCAACGCAGTAAGTGATAAATTAACATCCACAGCGGTCCTGTTCTTGAACGTTGAGTTGCTCAGTGATTTCTTTTACAATTTCCCTATCGAACTGGATAAGAAGCTAAACGGTTTGACAGAAGAACAAGTAGAAATGTTCGCCAAGGAAGACCCAAGGATTGCAAGACATATAGAACTAcagaagaggaaagagCTATTAGACCTAGcaatagaaaaaattgactCTATCCTTGT
- the HHO1 gene encoding histone H1 (similar to uniprot|P53551 Saccharomyces cerevisiae YPL127C HHO1 Histone H1 a linker histone required for nucleosome packaging at restricted sites suppresses DNA repair involving homologous recombination not required for telomeric silencing basal transcriptional repression or efficient sporulation): MAIKRSTKSNPNKESAQNSEVEDLRKKTTTAKKNEPAKSYKELVVEALISLDDRRGSSRPAVKKYIKEKYPSVGSVAAFDSYFNNAIKKGVELKEFELPKGPSGTLKLVKKIDSSDENGKVEIRRSSRQAKSEEAKKLSTNSNSTANEKSRGRPKPNNNNNKVKVEKPQPKTKSKVVPSPTYKEMIISGILQLNDGKGSSRSALKKFVKDQYKNEIKASSNFDHLFNSALRKGIESGDLHQPKGPSGIVKVLKKKKASTAIKTA; this comes from the coding sequence ATGGCAATAAAGAGAAGTACGAAATCAAATCCAAACAAGGAGTCTGCTCAGAACTCTGAGGTTGAAGATCTTAGAAAGAAGACCACTACGGCAAAAAAGAATGAACCTGCCAAAAGCTATAAAGAATTAGTAGTAGAGGCCTTAATTTCCCTTGATGACCGTAGGGGTTCAAGTCGTCCAGCAGTTAAAAAGTACATCAAGGAGAAATATCCAAGTGTTGGATCGGTAGCTGCATTTGATTCTTACTTTAATAATGCAATAAAGAAAGGTGTTGAATTAAAGGAGTTTGAGTTACCAAAGGGACCATCAGGgactttgaaattggtcaaGAAAATCGATAGTTCAGATGAGAATGGAAAGGTTGAAATTCGTAGAAGCTCTCGTCAAGCAAAATCTGAAGAGGCTAAAAAGCTCTCTAcgaattccaattctactGCAAATGAAAAAAGTCGTGGCAGACCTAAACctaataataacaacaataaggttaaagtggaaaaacCACAACCAAAGACTAAGTCCAAGGTTGTACCTTCTCCTACATATAAGGAAATGATCATTAGTGGGATTTTACAGTTGAACGACGGTAAAGGTTCAAGCCGTTCagcattgaaaaaattcgtCAAGGATCAGTATaagaatgaaattaaagcaagttcaaattttgatcaCTTGTTTAACAGTGCTTTAAGAAAAGGTATCGAATCTGGTGATTTACATCAGCCAAAGGGCCCCTCTGGTATTGTTAAGGTGcttaaaaagaaaaaggcAAGCACTGCTATAAAGACAGCTTGA
- the TBF1 gene encoding Tbf1p (similar to uniprot|Q02457 YPL128C Saccharomyces cerevisiae TBF1 TTAGGG repeat binding factor), protein MSELYSENLNRFNGIIESLPLKLRLNISSLCLLDNVATQMLRLLLLNSTSPQVIEVISDPTAYLSSGETEMFQTLLKLFTHIRMIYDSKTPLLTVHDVVPGLWFPNCPAPLILRGHEAYIVTAIRKSNLLTFLLTILNCFNYGFELLQESFLDVFCPNTIFTGNTTIDQNGKFLKSQAILYLELKTQAFISALKSFENGSDRIPTAKQQEFLDIFFSNNLSDQLVLRRRGNRHNITEEIMTPSQREFVERCERRRENLLNYTSFKNLIQDYDWNHFVKELLDYCNKNLGLIIWGHKGKGKSPLYCFDITEFDTQVLYASGAAASDENVALVNTNANTSGGVHQNLLGGDPGSGSFDSPDLASTVTQQVMLSAGGGVDGGSSSHDKDAIKDVHGNRLTKSLADAAVAVTSSSQLGHPITGAGTTAGGGGGRGGMLKKLNSKRTWSREEQDALAEGLRDVGPSWAKILDLYGPGGKINESLKNRSQVQLKDKARNWKLQYLKTGRPLPEYLLKVTGTLERTFRSKKKIGSSATSPAAAAAAAAAASSVGGGNHERESSAASELFGPSATDTSGFDPNLEANI, encoded by the coding sequence ATGTCTGAACTGTATTCTGAGAATTTAAATCGGTTTAACGGTATCATAGAGAGTTTACCGCTGAAGCTACGGCTTAATATCTCATCACTGTGTCTTTTAGATAATGTTGCTACTCAGATGCTGAGGCTACTTCTGCTAAACTCAACTTCACCTCAAGTAATTGAAGTGATAAGTGATCCGACCGCATATTTGAGTTCTGGTGAGACTGAGATGTTTCAAACGCTTCTGAAGCTTTTCACACACATCAGAATGATTTATGATTCGAAAACGCCACTGCTAACGGTCCATGATGTAGTTCCTGGATTATGGTTCCCTAATTGTCCCGCACCATTAATCTTAAGAGGGCATGAAGCATACATTGTGACGGCAATTCGAAAATCAAATTTACTCACTTTCTTACTGACTATACTGAATTGTTTCAACTACGGATTTgaacttttacaagaatcGTTCTTAGATGTTTTTTGTCCCAATACTATATTCACTGGTAATACTACgattgatcaaaatggtaaatttttaaaatcacAGGCAATTCTCTATTTGGAGTTAAAGACACAGGCGTTTATTTCAGCACTCAAAAGTTTTGAGAATGGATCTGATCGAATTCCAACTGCAAAGCAGcaggaatttttggatatatttttttccaataatcTATCAGACCAATTGGTGTTAAGACGAAGGGGTAATAGGCATAACATTACTGAAGAGATTATGACACCATCGCAAAGAGAATTTGTGGAAAGATGTGAACGTCGTCGtgaaaatcttttaaattatacaagtttcaaaaatctAATTCAGGATTACGATTGGAATCATTTTGTCAAAGAACTTTTAGATTATTGTAATAAAAATCTGGGACTAATAATTTGGGGACATAAAGGTAAAGGTAAATCACCACTTTACTGTTTTGATATTACGGAATTTGATACACAGGTCTTATATGCTTCTGGTGCGGCAGCATCTGATGAAAATGTCGCCCTTGTAAACACCAATGCGAATACTTCTGGCGGTGTTCATCAAAATCTGTTGGGTGGTGATCCGGGGTCAGGATCCTTTGATTCTCCTGATTTGGCTTCTACCGTTACACAACAGGTGATGCTCTCAGCTGGTGGTGGCGTAGACGGTGGAAGTAGTAGTCATGACAAGGATGCTATAAAAGATGTGCATGGCAATAGATTAACAAAATCGTTGGCTGATGCAGCTGTAGCTGTAACATCGAGCTCTCAATTGGGTCATCCTATCACTGGTGCTGGCACCactgctggtggtggtggtggcaGAGGTGGTATGCTGAAAAAACTAAATTCTAAGAGAACATGGTCGAGGGAAGAACAAGATGCATTAGCAGAAGGTCTTAGGGATGTTGGTCCATCTTGGGCAAAAATTCTCGATCTATATGGGCCAGGTGGTAAAATCAAcgaatctttgaaaaatagaTCACAAGTCCAATTAAAGGATAAAGCTCGTAATTGGAAATTACAGTATCTGAAAACGGGCAGACCATTGCCGGAATATTTACTCAAAGTAACAGGTACACTCGAAAGAACTTTTAGatcgaaaaagaaaatagGATCTTCAGCGACATCCCCTGCGGCGGCGGCCGCCGCCGCAGCTGCTGCTTCCTCCGTAGGAGGTGGTAATCATGAAAGAGAATCAAGTGCAGCTTCGGAACTATTTGGGCCAAGTGCTACCGACACTTCGGGGTTTGATCCCAACCTAGAAGCTAATATATAA
- the STE4 gene encoding G protein subunit beta (similar to uniprot|P18851 YOR212W Saccharomyces cerevisiae STE4 G protein beta subunit), with protein MSMNQAEDSLASIYGTNDNQTQNQFIHFQPQEAVALEEELQRKIDLSRQETKHLYNQIDKVKSRAHDANLLDMAKSVSPLKTDKINLTPTLVLKGHNNKVSDFRWSSDSKSILSASQDGFMLIWDTDTGLKKNAIPLDSQWVLTCGISPSGNLAVSGGLNNNCTIYRVPRDSKVQQSVVSIFKGHTGYISDTAFTDNAHVVTASGDMTCAYWDIPKTKRVREYADHLGDVLSLSLPPPNTNSNLFASCGSDGYAFVWDTRSTNVAQTFFISDSDVNAIQFFKDGNSIATGSDDGVIRMLDLRADCPVATYSLAKSMRKPKSQPTFTTGSSPTKPGYEGDISRKTSHKSIISPSYLDNQGVSSLDFSGSGRLMYACYTDFGCVVWDVLKAGIVGKLEGHSNRESGVRASPDGLAVCTGSWDSTMKIWSPAYI; from the coding sequence ATGAGCATGAATCAAGCCGAAGATAGTCTAGCATCAATATATGGCACCAATGATAATCAGACGCAAAATCAATTCATACATTTTCAGCCTCAAGAAGCAGTAGCACTTGAAGAGGAATTGCAGAGAAAGATCGATCTGTCGAGACAGGAAACGAAACATTTGTACAATCAGATTGATAAAGTAAAATCAAGAGCTCACGATGCAAATCTCTTAGATATGGCCAAAAGTGTTTCTCCCTTGAAAACTGATAAAATTAATCTCACGCCGACACTGGTTCTCAAGGGCCATAATAATAAAGTTTCAGACTTCCGTTGGAGTTCGGATTCGAAGAGCATCCTGAGCGCAAGTCAGGATGGGTTTATGCTGATTTGGGACACTGATACTGGGTTAAAGAAAAACGCCATCCCTTTGGATTCGCAATGGGTACTTACGTGTGGCATCTCACCATCTGGAAATCTAGCTGTAAGTGGAGGTCTGAACAACAATTGTACCATCTACAGAGTTCCGCGAGACAGTAAAGTGCAACAAAGTGTTGTTTCCATATTTAAGGGCCATACTGGTTATATTTCAGATACTGCATTTACAGACAATGCACATGTAGTTACTGCTAGTGGTGATATGACTTGTGCATATTGGGATATTCCCAAGACAAAAAGGGTTAGAGAATATGCAGACCATTTAGGTGATGTTCTTTCTCTGTCGCTGCCACCGCCAAATACTAACAGCAATCTATTTGCCAGTTGTGGGTCAGATGGATATGCTTTTGTGTGGGACACTAGATCGACAAATGTGGCACAGACTTTCTTTATTAGTGACAGTGATGTGAAtgcaattcaattcttcaaggaCGGTAATTCTATTGCAACCGGAAGTGATGATGGTGTAATAAGGATGCTTGATCTTCGGGCTGATTGTCCCGTAGCCACATATTCACTAGCCAAGTCAATGAGAAAACCTAAAAGCCAGCCAACATTTACCACAGGTTCTTCCCCCACCAAGCCAGGTTATGAAGGTGATATCTCTCGGAAAACAAGTCACAAAAGTATTATTAGTCCCAGTTATTTGGATAATCAAGGCGTGTCCTCTTTGGATTTTAGCGGCTCCGGTAGATTGATGTATGCGTGTTACACCGATTTTGGATGTGTCGTATGGGACGTGTTGAAGGCAGGGATTGTTGGTAAATTAGAAGGTCACTCAAACAGAGAATCAGGAGTTCGGGCAAGTCCAGATGGTCTGGCCGTTTGTACAGGATCATGGGATTCTACCATGAAAATTTGGTCGCCAGCTTATATTTGA
- the SAS5 gene encoding Sas5p (similar to uniprot|Q99314 Saccharomyces cerevisiae YOR213C SAS5 Subunit of the SAS complex (Sas2p Sas4p Sas5p) which acetylates free histones and nucleosomes and regulates transcriptional silencing stimulates Sas2p HAT activity), whose product MGNGMDIPTIDVNIRVKTQQVIKEDQSSCMGELPVRRWRVELCMLNEKDEEVVLDIVSICIFYLHPTFKEPVRKFRQPPFVLEEEGWGEFDMEIVCHFIENVGKFTINHLLSFEHSAVAIDYAIKVPCHTPLIREYLSRNFTLPDANFDKKQEKTISQSQLRNWINLIPKLDEDSVTEIVQLILRHPAVQAEVNKQERHDDFLMGLYQLPNELLQTIGDYILHGNDEKEF is encoded by the coding sequence ATGGGGAATGGAATGGATATACCTACGATTGATGTCAACATTAGAGTCAAGACTCAACAGGTGATTAAAGAAGATCAGTCTTCATGTATGGGCGAGTTGCCCGTACGTCGATGGAGAGTTGAACTATGCATgttaaatgaaaaagatgaagaagtggTATTAGATATCGTTTCCATTTGCATATTCTATCTGCATCCTACTTTCAAAGAACCTGTTAGAAAATTCAGACAACCACCGTTTGTactagaagaagaaggttgGGGGGAATTCGATATGGAAATTGTCTGTCATTTTATTGAAAACGTTGGTAAATTTACGATAAACCATCTTCTATCATTTGAACATAGTGCTGTTGCAATTGACTACGCTATAAAAGTACCATGCCATACACCTCTGATTAGAGAATATTTATCCAGGAATTTCACATTGCCTGATGccaattttgataaaaagCAAGAGAAAACTATCTCTCAATCACAGTTACGCAATTGGATAAACCTTATACCAAAATTGGACGAAGATTCTGTTActgaaattgttcaattaaTTCTACGACATCCAGCAGTACAAGCCGAAGTCAACAAGCAGGAAAGGCACGATGATTTTTTAATGGGACTTTACCAATTACCTAACGAGCTTTTACAAACGATTGGTGATTACATTTTGCATGGAAATGATGAGAAAGAATTTTAA
- the TAF14 gene encoding TATA-binding protein-associated factor TAF14 (highly similar to uniprot|P35189 Saccharomyces cerevisiae YPL129W TAF14 Subunit (30 kDa) of TFIID TFIIF and SWI/SNF complexes involved in RNA polymerase II transcription initiation and in chromatin modification contains a YEATS domain), producing MRQWSIEIVLLDEEGKEIPATIFDKVVYHLHPTFANPNRTFTERPFKIVEQGWGGFPLDISVFLLEKAGERKITHDLNFLQESYEIDHVIQAPTNKPTLAAELAKSGSLDDTSGSSKRKAAATNGEPKVKKAKAASASTVKGNVDIEKLAFGLTKLNEDDLVGVVQMVTDNRTPEMNVTNNVEEGEFIIDLYSLPDGLLKSLWDYVKKNTE from the coding sequence ATGAGACAATGGAGTATTGAAATTGTACtattagatgaagaaggtaagGAGATACCAGCTACGATATTTGATAAAGTGGTCTACCATTTACACCCAACCTTTGCCAATCCCAATAGAACTTTTACGGAAAGacctttcaaaattgtGGAACAAGGATGGGGTGGATTCCCACTTGACATCAGTGTTTTCCTTTTAGAAAAGGCAGGTGAGAGAAAGATTACCCatgatttgaatttcttACAGGAATCATACGAAATTGATCATGTAATACAGGCTCCTACAAATAAACCAACTTTAGCAGCAGAATTGGCCAAGAGTGGATCCCTAGATGATACTAGTGGCTCTTCCAAGCGTAAAGCCGCTGCAACTAATGGTGAGCCTAAGGTAAAGAAGGCAAAAGCCGCTAGTGCATCAACTGTTAAGGGTAATGTCGATATTGAGAAGTTGGCATTCGGTCTAACAAAAttaaatgaagatgatttagTCGGCGTTGTGCAAATGGTCACAGACAATCGTACACCAGAGATGAACGTAACGAATAACGTGGAAGAAGGTGAGTTTATCATCGATCTGTACAGTCTGCCGGATGGGTTACTTAAGAGTCTTTGGGATTATGTGAAAAAGAATACCGAATAA
- the SPR2 gene encoding Spr2p (no similarity): MFKKFNLASSLVGLYLFVKTASSSPYEVTVFEQEDVSMLSEEQPLSIHVSPEALSPEVVEKLGTSSNIIFTDLPNSPQFVSIKDYESMMFATNELLDELLQQNRSNDNNNQIEDSLNQQDRENYESVHKIYDGTLHEGDQPEEHKEHEEEKEEPPTEKFTSTSTIMETQPEPTVTETESTCHESDSSSTYSSPTSTFAESTPCSTSTEMSSECSHCSSIHTSEKNHHKTSANVTVFRNSTESSTHPTFTSKSFGKHRNYTKIQHPKLNHTNYTNQTTIGFHNASSSIMPTTMFFAFLISILVFAQMC; the protein is encoded by the coding sequence CCTTTACCTGTTTGTAAAAactgcatcttcatctccaTATGAAGTGACTGTTTTTGAACAAGAGGATGTCTCCATGCTTTCTGAAGAACAGCCATTATCTATTCATGTCAGTCCTGAAGCACTATCTCCAGAGgtagttgaaaaattgggtaCTAGTTCGAATATAATTTTTACCGATTTACCTAATAGTCCCCAATTTGTCAGTATAAAGGATTACGAAAGTATGATGTTTGCAACCAATGAATTATTGGATGAACTTTTGCAGCAGAACCGctctaatgataataataatcaaATCGAAGATTCATTGAATCAACAGGATAGGGAAAATTATGAATCGGTGCACAAAATTTATGATGGTACTTTACATGAAGGTGATCAACCTGAAGAACACAAAGAAcatgaagaggaaaaagaagaaccaccaactgaaaaattcactAGTACAAGCACTATTATGGAAACTCAACCAGAACCCACCGTGACTGAAACTGAGTCCACCTGCCACGAATCCGACTCATCCTCAACTTATTCTTCTCCTACGAGTACTTTTGCTGAATCTACACCTTGTTCGACATCCACTGAGATGAGTTCTGAATGTTCTCATTGCTCTTCAATTCATACTTCAGAGAAGAATCATCACAAAACTAGCGCTAATGTTACAGTTTTTAGGAACAGTACTGAATCTTCAACTCATCCAACTTTTACTTCgaaaagttttggaaaacatCGCAATTACACTAAAATCCAGCATCCCAAGCTCAACCACACCAACTACACCAATCAAACTACAATTGGATTCCATAATGCTTCCAGTTCCATAATGCCCACTACGATGTTCTTCGCATTTTTAATCTCCATTCTGGTATTTGCACAAATGTGCTAA